The Pararhizobium sp. IMCC21322 sequence CATCTCAGCGGTTTTTCAAACCGGCGAGCTGATTGAAGCACCCAATTGGACGCCTGATGGAAAATGGCTGATCTACAATGCAGACGGTCGTCTGTTTCGAATTTCGCCCGATGGCTCAGACGGCCCCCACCGCATCAACACAGCGCCGGTTGAAAATCTGAACAATGATCACGTCATCGCCCCCGATGGCAAAAGCATTTACGTCTCTTCAAACGACAGTCATCTGTATCGATGCCCTATTGAAGGCGGAGTGCCGGTCAAAGTCTCCAACGACCAGGACCCCGCGCGCCTCTTTACTTATTATCTGCACGGCATCTCGCCCGATGGCGAAACGCTGGCCTATGTGGGTTACGAACGCGGTGGTGGCAAAACGGTCACCCGTATTTGCACAATCCCCTCATCAGGTGGCGCAGACATTGAGCTGTCGGATGGAAGCTGTGCAGTAGACGGTCCTGAATATTCCGCTGACGGAAAATGGATCTATTTCAACTCCGAAGCTGCAGCGACCGAGCCAGGCCATGCGCAGATTTTTCGGATGCTGAATGATGGTTCCGGCGTCGAGCAATTGACCCATGACGAACGCGTTAACTGGTTTCCCCATGCGGCACCAGATGGCACAATTTTTGTCTATATCTCTTTCCCAGCCGGGACACTGGGTCACCCGGCTGACAAGGAAGTCATCATCCGGACCATGAATCCTGATGGGTCGAACAAGCGCGATATTGACAGTTTCAATGGAGGGCAGGGCACCATCAACGTGACATCCTGGTCACCCGATAGCAGACGTTTTGCCTATGTTCGCTACCCCATGCTGGACTTAGGCTCAGGACTCATTGATTAATCCAGAAGAAGACGATTACAGCGATTGCGATGGCTGACATGAAGGCGTGGGCGCAACGGTCGTATCGCGTGTGGATGCGTTGCCAGTCTTTGATTTTCCCAAACATGTTCTCGATCTTGTGCCGGTTTTTATAGAGCGTCTTGTCGAACGGTTTTCGGTTTTTCGATTAGATTTCGGCGGAATGCAGGGCTCTATTCCGCGTGCCTTAAGCGCATGGCGAAACCAATCTGCATCGTAGCCCTTGTCTCCGAGCAGTGCTTTTGCGCCCGAAATGGCGTCAAACATCAGCGCCGCGCCCTTGAAATCCATCATTTGTCCCTCCGAGAGCAATAGAACTAGCGGACGTCCCACACCATCGCAAACCGCATGCAGCTTGGAATTCAAGCCGCCTTTGGTGCATCCGATAGGTCGGGGAACAGGCCCTTTTCTAAAAGGCTCGCAGCAGTGCGATGGGCTTTGAGATGGGTTGCGTCAATCATCACCTGATCGGACGTCCCCGCCATGCCGACAAGCTCGGCGAGTATCCTGTTGAACACGCCAAGTCGGCTCCAGCGGATGAACCGGTTGTAGATCGTCTTATGAGGGCCGTAGTCCGATGGCGCATCGCGCCAGCGCAATCCGTTACGGATCACAAAGATGATGCCACTGAGAACCCGCCGGTCATCAACCCGCGGAATCCCATGAGAAAGCGGGAAATACGGTTCAATCCGCTTCATCTGCCTGTCAGTAAGCCAAATTAAATCACTCATGCCAGTATCCTCCTGGCGCCAGTGAATCAGTCCGCAATCCGTCCCGCAAGCAATTTAACGGGTCCTGAGCCTAAGCAAGCATCCAACACATCGAGCGTCGCCTAAGGGCGACTCTCTTAGTTTGGGATGGCAGTCTACCTTTTGCTGCTAACCTAAGGGGTCATCAATTTGATCGTCGATAGACATTGTCACTTGATCGGCTACGCCTTTGACGGTCTGGTGATCGCCATTTGTGAATACAATCCTTGTCGCATCATCCGGGTGTTCAGGACAGCGCAGAATCATTCTCACGTTGTCGGGATTGACGAAGATGTATTCTTCGGTTTTCCAATCGAGGACTCCGCAAAATTTGGTCACTTGCACTCCATTCTTAAATTTAAGGAACTCAGATGTCAGGTGTTGATTCAATTGACGTTGATCTTATTCAGATATCCAAACAAATGAGGCAATGTAACGATTATCCTGACTACAGTTCTTTTGTCGTCTGCAAGGGCGCACTATTAGAACCCCTCAAAGACGAGATAGCCGGTGACACTGTTGGCTGTGTGATCGCTTCTTTGGCGAAGTTACAATATCGGAGCCAGGGAGAACCTCTTACAAACCTCCCTGTTGAACAGAATTTCAATTAAGTACACTAGGACCATTTCGGCTTGAGCGCCCACGCCGTCTGCCTCTGCTTTGGCCGCCGCCACTCTGTAGAACGGAATGGCCGCTTTGGGAGCTTTGGGTTGATTTAACATAACGCAGAAAAAAGCATGGTCAGTGCCCTTTTCAAACGCTTCAATTCTCGGGTTGGATGAAGCCAGTCTTAGATACTCTTGGCTCACTCCCGAAAGTGAGTGAGAAAGCGTATTTAACGCGGCGTCAAGGACGTAACCTTTATCGGATCGGGATAGTTTAATGCCAGCGGTTTCAGTCGTATGAAAGCTGATTAAAAACCCGATAAAACCAAGTACGTAGGGATCATGCCAGAAGCCCGGTGGAGTCCCGTAATAATTCTGAAATTGCGCAACGATGGGTTGCGAGGTTTTGATTGCGAATTCTGTTGCCTTACGTCGCTTGATCCCAAACATTTTGCACTCCCATAGACTGAATAACAAAGGTAGTGAAACTATCGGTCAGCGCAAGAGGGTTGAGGTGCCAGTTGCAGTACAGCGGACAGGAAAGCAAAAGACCGCCTAGGCCACCGGCTCATTAAATCTCAACCAAATACGAATTGAAGCGAGTTTGACGCCAGCAAGGTAGTTTTCGGGATCTTTGTCGTATCGGGTTGCGACGGCGCGGAAGTGTTTGAGTTTGTTGAAGAAACGCTCGCCAAGATTACGCTTCTTATAGAGTTTCTTTGAAAAGACTGGTTAGAAGCGCCGCTGAAGCATGGGTGGAATGTTGGCCCAAGCATTTTGTTCGGCGATGAGCTTTCGGATCGCGTCAGCATCATATGCTCGGTCAGCCAACACCATGGCCTTGGGTGGCAGGTCATTCAAAAGCGATTTCGCGTAATGACCATCATATGCCTGCCCTTCGCTCAGGGCCAGTTTAATGGGTAATCCACACGCATCGACAACGGCATGGATCTTGGTTGTCAGGCCGCCCCGCGAGCGACCCAGGTCTTACCCGGCAAGCGATTGCTGGCAATCGCTGAGAGGGCAACCGGATCGCCCCCTTTTTTACCGTTCGCACCATGCTGGTGAACGCGAATGGATGAGGAGTCGATCATTTGGATGCCGCCATCATAAGCCTCTGAAACAGCTTGTAGTATCCTGTCCCAAACACCTTTCTTGCGCCATCGTACAAAGCGGTTATAGCAGGTCATGTGCGACCCATAGCGTGCGGGAATATCGGCCCAAGGCGCTCCGGTCCGCAAACGCCAAAGGATGCCATTGATGACACGACGGTCGTCAACACGGGCAACACCGCGAACCTTGGTGGGCAAGAGCGGCTCGATAACCGCCCATTCAAAATCGGAAAGATCAAAACGTGCCATCGCAAACTCCTTTTGGAGTTTGAATCACAATTTAAATTCAAAAGGAATCCCGTTTATGAGAACGTGACCTAGAGTAATTTGCAGGTTTGCGTATTGGTGCCAATCATAGCGTGCTTTCACGGATCATCAGGTCTGGCTCGACTTGCGTGATCTGGGGCGGGGGCAAGAGGCCTTTCGCGTTAATCAGGCTGATGACCCGCTCGATGGCCATTTTGGAAATCGATTCGATATCGTAATCCACAGAGGAGAGTGAGATGACCGCGTGTTCGGCAAACTCGATGTTGTCGAATCCAAAAATCGCCATGTCATCAGGCACTTTGATTCCACTCTTGATACAATAGCGCAGCGCTCCAAGCGCCAGGGAATCCGTCGCTGCAAGCAGGGCGGTCGCGCCAGTGTTGTTTTGTACAAGGGTTTCCATCGCGAGATAGCCGCCGGCGACATCGCTGCCTTCCGGGGTGATAATCAGGGTCGGATCAACGCTCAGCCCGACAGCCGCCATGGCCGAGGTGTAGCCTTCGCTTTTTTCGTAGTTGCCCTTGTCAGACGCGCTGTCCAGGAAAGCGATCCGTCGGTGACCATTGTCGAGCAAATGTGCAACAGCCTTATGCGCGCCGGCACGCTCGTCCATGCACACTGCATCAACGCCTGCGTCCGCGTCTCCAACCAGCAAAACAACGGGAAAATTACGCGCGCGCAGATCGCGAATATGTTCCAGTTCCCCGTGTTGGCACGGGAAGATCAGCATCCCGTCCACGCGCCTGGCCCAAAACGTTTCGATCAAACTGCGCTCCAGATCAAGCTTGTTGTTTGATGTTGCAAACAGGGTCGTATAACCCCGGTTGGTCAGTTCAAGTTCAACCGCCTGTGCCATCGCAGTCAGCACCGGGTTCGTCAAATCCGTAAGGATCAACCCTATGGACC is a genomic window containing:
- a CDS encoding biopolymer transporter Tol, with product MRLRDEGQRNMRPNNFRRLNERQVSELVVASRDGSDISAVFQTGELIEAPNWTPDGKWLIYNADGRLFRISPDGSDGPHRINTAPVENLNNDHVIAPDGKSIYVSSNDSHLYRCPIEGGVPVKVSNDQDPARLFTYYLHGISPDGETLAYVGYERGGGKTVTRICTIPSSGGADIELSDGSCAVDGPEYSADGKWIYFNSEAAATEPGHAQIFRMLNDGSGVEQLTHDERVNWFPHAAPDGTIFVYISFPAGTLGHPADKEVIIRTMNPDGSNKRDIDSFNGGQGTINVTSWSPDSRRFAYVRYPMLDLGSGLID
- a CDS encoding transposase, translated to MSDLIWLTDRQMKRIEPYFPLSHGIPRVDDRRVLSGIIFVIRNGLRWRDAPSDYGPHKTIYNRFIRWSRLGVFNRILAELVGMAGTSDQVMIDATHLKAHRTAASLLEKGLFPDLSDAPKAA
- a CDS encoding LacI family DNA-binding transcriptional regulator, whose protein sequence is MAGSASRLKDIAKQTGFSVNTVSLALRNSPRIPDETRRQIAEAAAKLNYLPNQVAKSLVMRETRSIGLILTDLTNPVLTAMAQAVELELTNRGYTTLFATSNNKLDLERSLIETFWARRVDGMLIFPCQHGELEHIRDLRARNFPVVLLVGDADAGVDAVCMDERAGAHKAVAHLLDNGHRRIAFLDSASDKGNYEKSEGYTSAMAAVGLSVDPTLIITPEGSDVAGGYLAMETLVQNNTGATALLAATDSLALGALRYCIKSGIKVPDDMAIFGFDNIEFAEHAVISLSSVDYDIESISKMAIERVISLINAKGLLPPPQITQVEPDLMIRESTL